In Cryptomeria japonica chromosome 10, Sugi_1.0, whole genome shotgun sequence, a genomic segment contains:
- the LOC131076129 gene encoding uncharacterized protein LOC131076129, producing MTVLSNNVFDSLMTREVRPFTVRNRPNLATMTSEGGVGNGVLTIECDYGSTPALAVSFAKTRSCGHILAVSDEEGFVSLFNTRRRLPSFMSCEQETVNARTERWRAHYNALFDLCWIRDDAWMLTASGDQAIKLWDVEARAGLGIMKFHTGSVKSLCSHPLQSELFASGSRDGTIAFWDMRSASSSCDQTNEECFLPVASIIDAHIANHGRRVQRNKASKSITAVLYLKDERVIASAGAADSVVKFWDTRKLKAPIAQTPHQCQEGRVHGVSSLAQDSTGTFIIASCMDNKIYMYNTLQPDKSPLKSFSGHELDSFYIKSCFSPDGTHILSGSSDGNAFIWQVDRPEESPVKLNGHLRETTAVDWCPSDFCKIATCSDDYTVRVWNIENSNFERMHSTPSAIRQRISAYPASISQRLFSSPHNGHLENPLPDTPAYDLEFVSADKDKAITSHCLRENEASTPKASKISVSKSLSTESLSLSPNSDVLSRVFSPSGKEGGATTERTPESMKSPSSVLNPPSSSKRKTILDYFGAN from the exons ATGACTGTTCTCAGTAATAATGTGTTCGACTCTCTCATGACCAGAGAAGTAAGGCCTTTCACAG TGCGAAATAGGCCCAATCTGGCCACAATGACATCTGAGGGAGGGGTTGGCAATGGAGTTCTAACTATCGAATGTGATTATGGCTCTACGCCCGCGCTTGCTGTCTCATTTGCCAag ACAAGGAGTTGCGGCCATATTCTTGCTGTTTCAGATGAAGAAGGGTTTGTTAGTCTGTTCAATACACGCCGCCGGTTGCCATCGTTTATGTCTTGTGAACAAGAAACAG TGAATGCAAGGACAGAACGGTGGAGAGCTCATTATAATGCCctctttgacctttgttggattcGG GATGATGCCTGGATGTTGACAGCTTCTGGAGATCAGGCG ATTAAGCTCTGGGATGTAGAGGCCAGGGCAGGACTTGGTATCATGAAATTCCATACAGGAAGTGTCAAGTCACTATGCTCACATCCTCTGCAGTCTG AACTCTTTGCATCAGGCTCAAGGGATGGCACTATAGCCTTTTGGGACATGCGCAGTGCCTCATCTTCATGTGACCAAACCAACGAAGAATGTTTTCT TCCAGTTGCCAGTATAATAGATGCACACATTGCAAATCATGGACGGAGAGTACAGCGAAATAAG GCTTCAAAAAGCATCACAGCTGTTCTTTATCTTAAAGATGAAAGAGTAATTGCTAGTGCAGGAGCTGCAGACAG CGTAGTCAAATTCTGGGATACTCGAAAGCTGAAAGCTCCAATTGCACAAACCCCTCATCAATGCCAG GAAGGACGAGTTCATGGAGTATCTAGCCTGGCTCAAGATTCAACTGGGACATTTATCATAGCATCTTGCATGGATAACAA GATTTACATGTATAATACACTTCAACCAGATAAGAGTCCTCTGAAAAGCTTTTCAGGTCATGAGCTTGATTCTTTCTACATAAAG tcttgctTCAGTCCGGATGGAACTCATATACTCAGCGGATCAAGTGATGGGAATGCCTTCATATGGCAG GTTGATAGGCCAGAAGAATCTCCTGTTAAACTCAACGGACATCTACGGGAGACAACTGCTGTTGACTG GTGCCCATCTGATTTCTGTAAGATTGCGACATGCTCAGATGATTACACG GTTCGTGTTTGGAACATTGAGAATTCCAATTTTGAGAGAATGCATTCTACGCCATCTGCAATCCGTCAAAGAATATCCGCTTATCCTGCATCCATTTCCCAGAGATTATTTAGTTCCCCACATAACGGGCATCTTGAAAATCCTCTCCCAGATACCCCTGCCTATGATCTAGAATTTGTCTCTGCAGACAAAGATAAAGCCATTACATCACATTGTTTACGAGAAAATGAAGCTTCAACGCCGAAGGCCTCGAAGATCTCAGTATCAAAATCATTGTCGACGGAAAGCTTATCGTTAAGCCCTAATTCAGACGTTCTTTCAAGGGTTTTCTCGCCAAGTGGTAAAGAAGGTGGAGCTACTACTGAAAGAACCCCAGAATCCATGAAGAGCCCCTCTTCAGTCTTAAATCCGCCCTCATCTTCAAAGAGAAAAACCATTCTGGATTATTTTGGGGCAAATTAA